In Streptomyces sp. HUAS ZL42, the DNA window AAGCACCGCCTGGCTCGGCGCGACGGTGTCGACGACGTCGAATTACAGGGCGCGACATGCCCGAGGCTGGACGCGGACCGCACCAGCCGGCGGCTCAAGCGGATCTTGCTGGGGCCAGGGGCAGTCACCGAACGTCACCTGCGCCGATCCTGCCCATCGCAGCACAGTCACCATGTGGAGGGAAAGTGGAGAATCGAGTCTGGGACACTGATACCACGACTGATCCGGGGAGCGATCCGGATCCCAGCGGTGTGACTTCGCTGCGATCCGGGGTCCTGACAGCCCGGCAGGTGGTCTTCTTCGTGATCGCAGCCGCGGCACCGCTGGGATTTTCGGTGGGCGCGATTCCCCTGGCGATCGGACGCGGAGGAATCGGCACTGCGGGCATGCTTCTGATCTGTGGAGCCATCTTCGCTGTCTTCTCAGCGGGATATGTCGCGATGGCTCGCCATATCCGCAAGGTCGGCGGCCTGTATCTGTTTGTCACGGAAGGACTGGGGCGGCCACTGGGGGTGGGAGCGGCCTTTCTCGCGGTGTTGTCCTATGCCGTGGCTTCAATCGGTTCGGTTGGCGCGTTCGCGGTTTTCGCACAGCACGCGGTACAGAACCTACTGCACTGGAACACACCGTGGGAGTTGTGGGCCTTCGTGGCCGTTGCCTCGATGGCGCTGCTCGGGCTTCTGGGCGTCGACCTCAACGCCCGTGTGCTGGGCATCGTCGTCACGTGCGAGATCGCAATTCTGCTGGTCCTCGCTCTGGTTGTGACGATGAGCGGTGGAGCCGACGGACTGTCGGCCACGGCATTCTCCCCACACGAAGTGTTCGGAAGACAGCCGGGACCGATGATGGCGATCGCGATCACGGCGTTTGCCGGCTTCGAGGCGACGGTACTGTACGCCGAGGAGGTCCGAGACGGTCATCGCACCATCCGTCGGGCAACCTACGGGGCGATCAGCGTCATGATGTTTCTCTACGCGTTCGTCTGCTGGGCAGTGGTCCAGGCCTTCGGTGACGCCGGTGCGGTGGTGCAGGCGAACGCCGACCCGACCAACATGTTCTTCACTGCCACACACAGCTTCGTCGGGATCTGGGCGGCGCAGGTGTTGAATGTTGTCGTCGTCACCAGCTGGTTCGCCGCGATCCTCGCCTTCCACAACGCTGCATCGCGCTATCTCTTCGCCATGGGGCGTGACCGCGTGCTATCGCCGATGTTC includes these proteins:
- a CDS encoding APC family permease, with product MENRVWDTDTTTDPGSDPDPSGVTSLRSGVLTARQVVFFVIAAAAPLGFSVGAIPLAIGRGGIGTAGMLLICGAIFAVFSAGYVAMARHIRKVGGLYLFVTEGLGRPLGVGAAFLAVLSYAVASIGSVGAFAVFAQHAVQNLLHWNTPWELWAFVAVASMALLGLLGVDLNARVLGIVVTCEIAILLVLALVVTMSGGADGLSATAFSPHEVFGRQPGPMMAIAITAFAGFEATVLYAEEVRDGHRTIRRATYGAISVMMFLYAFVCWAVVQAFGDAGAVVQANADPTNMFFTATHSFVGIWAAQVLNVVVVTSWFAAILAFHNAASRYLFAMGRDRVLSPMFGRVQQRTGSPWAASAGLSICTLLVVTIFAVAHLDPYLDLFVLCTTPGVIGLPVLTCLASVAVFAYFLRNRRGLPAWQVWFCPLLAAAALAFVTWLIIDQLDLFTGRSGIVNIILPLVVPAAVLFGCARAVWLRQRQPDAYERLAS